The sequence below is a genomic window from Fusobacterium varium.
TAGGAGCTATTGATCAAAGAAAACCAGATATTGTTCAAGTTGAAAAGTGCATAAGATGTTATGCTTGTGTTAAAGTTTGTACTTTTGATGGTAGAGAGATACCTAATAACCCTCTTGGAAAGATTATAAATTTCTTAGAAACAACTTGTATGGATAGAAAAGAGCCAGAATTATTTTATTAAAATAAAGCTTTTTTAGAGAATTTAATATTATGGTATTTTTTAAATAAAGTTGATAAAAAAGGTTTAGTATAATCACAGTTTTGTCACAATTCCATTGTATAATACTATTAAAATTATATTTTAGGAGGAAATTGTGGAAGATTTATTGTATAAACGTATATCTCAAGATCAAGCTAAAGAGATGATGGACACTTTAGATGATTATATTATCTTAGATGTGAGAACAGAATTAGAATTTAAATATGGACATATTCCAAATGCTATAAATATTCCTAATGAAGAGATAGGACACTTTGATCCTTTAAATTTAGAGAACAAAAGCAAACCTATTTTTGTTTATTGTAGAAGTGGGCATAGAAGTCTACAAGCATCTGCAAAATTAGCTTTAATGGGTTATGATAATATATATGAATTTGGTGGAATTATCACTTGGGAATATGAGATAACTAAATAAGAGAGAGCCGAAGAAACTATTTTTTCTTCGGCTTTTTTGATTACAAATTATATTTTTTATAAGCATTAGTATATTTTATTTTAAACCACTCTCTCAAGCTTTGAGGCTCAAGAATCTCAATCTCATCAAGAAAATATGCAAAATAACGTTTTGCCTTCTCCTCAGAGCATTGAAACTCATAAAATTCATTATTTTTTGATATAATTTCAGGTCTATTTATATTAAGAAGCTTTAAAATTCTCTCTCCCTCAGGAGTTAAAATAGCTTTTATCTTCTTATCTTGTGATAAAAATGGATCAAAATTAAGAATAACTTTCTCTACAAACTCCATATCTTCCCAAACTTGTACCTCTCTAGTTATAAAAACTGTATCTATATTATAAATATGATAGTTCCTATATTTATTTTCTAAAAAATCATAGCAAAATAGATAATTTGCCAATTCTAACTTTGAACTTCCTATAAAAAATGGAAGAATAGTAACCTCTCTCTTATCATTGAAGTGTATCTTAACTTTCCTTTTCTCCTTTATTCCAATCTCTAATCTCTCAATAACTGATTTAAAAACAAATAACTCTCTATTTTTTCGAGATTGATTTGTATATTTATGTAGAAGTTTTCTAAAAAAATCAGCCTCTATCTGAATATTTTTTTCACACAGAAAATCGTAATAAATCTTAAAATTACTTTTATTTAGATTAAACTGAATAATATCTTTTTCTCCATCAAAAATTGTATCATCATTTAATCTTTCCTCTCTCATATGCTCAAATATATAGTTTAAAAGATAGTTTTTAGTTACCTTAAAAGTTTCACAATCTGACTCAAGAATTTTAATAATGTTTTTAGGAAGAGTAACCCTAATTTTTTTCTCCATAATTAGCACCTTCTTTCTGTAATTTTATCATCTTCTATTTTAACATATAAATTGCTAAAAGGTACATATTACTTTAAATATTTAGCAATATATGGTATATTGAAAGGTAGATAACAATTTTTGTTTAATAAAGGAGTACAAAATAATGAAAAATTTTATCAAAAAATTAAAGGAGAAAATTCTATTAGGTAAAAAAATAGATTTTAAAGAAGCTAAAAAATTAATTGAGATAAAAATAGATGATAGTGAAAACTTAAATGAACTATTTTCTTCAGCTGATGAGATACGTGAAAAGTTTTGTGGTAATAGTTTCGATCTTTGCACAATTATCAATGCAAAATCTGGAAAATGTAGTGAAGATTGTAAATATTGTGCTCAGTCTAGCCATTTTAAAACAAATACCAGCGTATATCCTCTAGTTAGTGAAAATATAGCCCTTGAAGAGGCTAAAAAAGTTGAAGCAGAGGGAGCACATAGATTTTCTCTTGTAACAAGTGGAAAGGGAATCTTAGATAATAGTGAAGAACTATATAAATTAGAAAATATCTATAAAAAATTAAAAGATGAAACTACTCTTTCTTTATGTGCCTCACATGGAATTTGTAGCAAAGAGGTATTATCTAAATTAAAAAAAGCAGGGGTTACAACTTATCACCACAATCTTGAAGCTTGTGCAGATTTTTATCCTAATATTTGCTCAACACATACACATGAAGATAGAGTTAAAACTGTTTTAGCTGCTAAAGAGGCTGGTTTAAAAGTGTGTAGTGGGGGTATTTTAGGTTTAGGTGAAACACCTATTGATAGAATAAAACTTGCCTTTGAGTTAAGAGAATTAGACATTGACTCTGTACCTATCAATATTTTAACCCCTATACCTGGGACACCTCTTGAAAATTCTCAAGAGATTGAACCACTTGAACTTGTAAAAACTATGGCAGTATTTAGATTTATTCTACCTAATAAAGCTTTGAGATATGCAGGGGGGAGAGTAAAACTTAGAGAGTTCCAAAGTCTAGGAATAAGAGCTGGAATAAATTCAGCTTTAACAGGAAACTTTTTAACTACAACAGGAAATACAATTGAAAGTGATAAAAAAATGATAAGAGGCGAGGGATATGAAATTAAGTAAAGGATACTTTGTAATAGGAACAGATACAGGAATAGGAAAAACTTATGTAAGTACTCTTTTATTTAAAGGAGTTAGTAAAATAGGTGGAACTTACTATAAGCCAGTTCAAAGTGGAGCTTTTGAGATGTTTGGTAAATTAGTATCTCCAGATGTTGAGTTTATGTGTGAATTTAATAAGATACCATATAATAGTGAGATGACTACATATCTTTTAAAACCAGAGGTTTCTCCACATTTAGCTGCTGAAATTGATGATGTTGAAATTGATCCAGAGAAAATTAAAAGTGATTGGTTGGAATTAAAAGAGAGATATAGTACAGTTATTGTAGAGGGAGCAGGGGGATTGTATGTTCCTATAATAAGAAATAGATTCTATATGTATGATCTGATTAAAATGTTAGAAACACCTGTAATTCTAGTTTCTAGTAATCGTGTAGGAACTATTAACCACACTATGATGACTATAAATTGTTTAAAAAATATGGGTATCAAAGTACAAGGAATAATCTTTAATAAGATAGAGAAAAATTTTGATAGAACTGGATATGAAAATGATAATATAAAAGTTATCCAAGATATGAGTGGTATTAAAAATATGATGATTTTAGATTTTGAACAGGAAAGTTTTGATCAAGAGGAATTGATTAGATTTTTAGAATTAAGAGAGGAAGAAAAATAATGAAAGAATTAACAGAACTTCAACAAAAAGATTTACAATATATTTTTCACCCTTGTTCACAGATGAAAGATTATGAAAATCTTCCCCCAATGGTGATAAAAAAAGCTAAGGGAATATATTTAGAAGATGAACTAGGTAATAAGTATATGGATTGTGTTTCTAGCTGGTGGGTAAATCTTTTTGGACACTGTAATGATAGAATAAACAAAGTTATTTGGGAACAGATAAACAATCTTGAACATGTACTTTTTGTTAACTTTTCTCATGAGCCAGCTATTGAGTTAGTTGAAAGATTACATAAAGTTGTACCAAAAGGAATAGATAAATTTTTATTTGCTGATAATGGTTCATCAAGTATTGAAATGGCATTGAAATTAAGCTTTCAATATCATCAGCAAACAGGGTCAAAGGAGAAGAAAAAATTTGTCTCTTTAGTAAATGCTTATCATGGAGAAACAATAGGAGCTTTAGGGGTAGGAGATGTTGATATATTTACCTCTACATATAGACCTTTGATAAAAGAGGGGATAAAAGCTAAAGGACCAGATTGTTTCTATTGTCCTTTTAAGAAAAATTTTGATTGTTGTGAAGCTGAATGTTTCAGTGATATGGAAAATATTATTGAAAACAATCATAAAGAGATAGCTGCTGTTATAATTGAACCTATGGTACAAGGGGCAGCAGGAATGAAGATATACTCTCCTAAATATATAAAAAAATTGAGAGAGATTACAAAAAAATATAATATTCATCTTATAGCCGATGAGATTGCTATGGGATTTGGAAGAACAGGAAAGATGTTTGCTATGGAACATGCTGGAGTTAGTCCAGATATAATGTGTATGGCAAAGGGGCTTTCAGCAGGTTACTACCCTATGTCAATTATCGGTATAACTAATGAGATCTATGATGCTTTCTATTGTGACTATTTAGAGGGAAAATCATTTTTACATTCTCACACATATTCTGGTAACCCTATTGGTTGTAGAATTGCTGTGGAAGTTTTAAAAATATTTGAGGAAGAAAAGATTTTAGATGTTGTTGCTAAAAAAGGAGAGTATCTGAGAAAAAAAGCTACTGAACTTTTTGCTAATCATCCAAATGTTGGAAAGTATAGACAAATAGGTTTAATAGGTGCTTTGGAGTTTGTTAAAAACAAAGAAACAAAAGAACTTTTTGATTCAAAAGAGAGAGCAGGTTATGAAATATATAAGATTGCTCTAAAAAAAGGAGCATTATTAAGACCTCTAGGAAATATAATCTATTTTATGCCACCATATATAATAACTGAAGAGGAAATTGATAAAATGCTTATGATTTGTAAAGAGTCTATTGATGAGTATTTAGCTAGAAAAAAATAACATTTGTTAATGCTCAACTATTTATATATAAAGAAAATATTTAAAAAGAAAAATACTATCATAATATCAACTAAAGCCGTAATTCACTAGAGAATATTAGAATCCCTCAGCGAAATGAAGTTAAGAAAATGCAACGTGTTTGAGACGAAGTCGAGTTTTGCATTTTCAACGGAATGAGCAATAGGGATTCTTTATTCTTTAGTATGGAGGCTAGTTGATATTAAAAATATAAGTTTTGGAAATTAGACTTAAAAAAATAACCTAGTAATATAAAAAAATTGAACTTTAAATTAAATAATCTTTTTTTCTAATCAAATCTCCATTTTAAAATTATTAACCCCTATTGAATTAGCATAACCAGTTCCCCATTTAACTAATGATTCTAAAATAGGTATAAGAGTTTCTCCATGTTCAGTGAGAGTATATTCAACTTTTGGAGGAACCACAGGGTATACCTTTCTATTTATCAACTTATCCTCTTCCAATTCACGAAGTTGCCTTGTTAACATTCTCTCATTTATACTTGGAATAAATCTTTTCAATTCACTATGTCTAGCCACTTTATTTATGCTTATGTAATATAAAATAATTGGTTTCCATTTTCCACCTACAATATCTAATGATGGTAGGAATAATTACTATACCTGTTGAGATAGAGTATTTTGGAAAGAAAGTTACTATTATTAGAAATCTTTTGACTTTTATATTTTCATTTATTGTAGCAGGAGTAATGGGAGTGATATTATGATAAAAAAATTCTTAAATAGATATAAATTCTTTGTTATTCTTTTAATAGTCAATCTAATTTTACTTTTTGCAGCTCCAGAAATTGGAAAAAAATCCTTTAAGATAACTTATGATAATCTTCTAGAGATGTTAGGAGTAATTCCACCTATTTTTATATTATTGGGAATTTTAGATGTATGGTTAAAAAAGGAAACTATGATTAAATATATGGGAAAAGAATCTGGAATTAAAGGGTTATTACTCTCTTTTATAATTGGTGCAACAGCAGCAGGACCTCTTTATGCAGCCTTTCCAGTTGCTGGTATTCTTTTAAAAAAGGGAACAAGTATATTTAATGTTCTTATCTTTATTGGAGCTTGGTCAACTATGAAGATACCTCTATTAATATTCGAATCAATTGCTTTAGGTTATAATTTTTCAATGTTACGTTTAGGAATTAATATTATTGGTATACCTTTAATAGCTTTTATAATAAATCTATTTTTAAAAGAGGAAGATAGAGAGGAGATATATCAATTAGCTCAAGAAAAAAACATTTAATTTAAAAGGACTAAATAAATCCCTTAATGATTTACTTAGTCCTTTTTAGCTATAATTACTCCAAGGAAACTATACCCCAAAATTTATCTTTAAAAAATATAAGGATATTTTTAATATCTAAGGGATTAAATTTAACTGTTACTGTTTCCCCTTCAAAATCTTTCAATCTTTCGTCACTATATATTAAATTATTAACCCTTATTGAGTTTCTAGTTACCTTCCTATTAACTTCCTGTAAAAAAATATCAAGATTCCTAATATAATTTAGACTTTCTAAAGAATCGTTATTATATATAAAATTATATTTAGGATTTTCAAGATAGACATATGAATTTAAAAACTCCTTTAACTCTTCATAAGATAATCTTTTCTCTCTTTCAGAATAAAATTTTTCAATATCTTCTATAAGATAATCTATAAATTTTAGTATCTCCTTATTCTCAGTAAAATATTCTGAAACCTTAATTCCTAATGTATCATAGATATTTTTTAGTATCTTTTTATTACTTATATTTTCAGAAGAGACTAAAATATCTTGTGGCTTGATATATTTATTATTAAAAATAGAGATCTTTAATAGTGTCTCTCTTATAAAAGCAAGTAACACATATAAATTTGATTGGGTATAATTTAATTCAAAACTTATAGGTTTCATATCTGCCACATCTAAAGATATAAGAAGCTGAGGGACAATTTTTTCATCCTCATTATCAGAAACTAAAATATATAGTGGTATCTCTAAAATCAAATATACTAAATTTTCTTTCTTTATTTTTTTCAAATGAAAAGAGGTAGTTTTATTAAAAAAACCATCAAGATTACTAACTATTCTATAAAAAGTTGGATAACTTATATTATATTTTGAAGATAGCTTTTTTACAAAAATAGAGTATAGTTGTGAAATCTTTGTTTCCTCACACTCACGACAAAACTCCTCTATAATTTTAATCCCTTTATTATCTACTTTTCTAAATGAATCTTTGTCGGTACGCTGTTTTTTATCTAACCCCAAAACTCCATTTTTTTTATAAGCATTAACCCATCTTTTAAGAGTAGCATAAGAGACCCCACTCTCCTCTTCGATAGTTTTTAACTTTTTTTCTTTTCTTAAAAAAGGCTCAATTATTTTGAAACGCTGTATCTGTAATTCTTTTTCTTTCTCCAATTTTTTGACTTCACCACACTTAAATAAATCATAGTATTAATTAGATAATACTATATTTATCAAAAAAAATCAACTTATTCTAATATAACATCTTCTAATTTAAAAAAGCTCATTTTATTCGAAAAAAACTTGACATTTTTTTAAAAAAAGATTATTATCAGAAATATAAAACAAAAACTTAAGGAGGAAGAAATGAAAATTTTTGCAGAAGTACAAAAAGTTGGAAAAGCTTTAATGACACCAGTTGCAATTCTTCCAGCAGCAGGACTATTTCTTGCTTTTGGAAATAAACTACAATATCCTTTAATGGAGCAAGCAGGACAGGTAATTTTTAGTAACCTTCCTTTACTTTTTGCAATAGGAGCAGCTATCGGTTTAGTTGGAGGAGATGGAGTTGCAGCTCTATCAGCAGTAGTAGCTATATTGATTATGAATACAACAATGGGAATTGTGTCAGGAGCAGCAGCAGGGTTAGCAGCTGGAGATGCCTCTTATGCTATGGTATTAGGGATTCCTACTCTACAAACAGGAGTGTTTGGAGGACTAATAGCAGGGGTTATAGCTGCTATCTGTTATAATAAATTTTATAAAACTGAATTACCTCAATTTTTAGGTTTCTTTGCTGGAAAGAGATTAGTTCCAATAGTTACAGCAATAATTGCTTTTTTAGTAGGTTTAGCAATGCCAATTATATGGCAACCTGTACAAACAGGGTTAGCTCATCTTTCATATCTTGCAAATGAAGTTAATACAAATGTATCAACTTTTATCTTTGGAGTAATTGAAAGAGCTCTTATTCCTTTTGGACTTCATCACATATTCTATGCACCTTTCTGGTATCAATTTGGTGAGTATACAAATAAGGCTGGAGAGATAGTTAATGGAGATCAAGCTATTTGGTTTGCTATGCTTAGAGATGGAGTTACTAATTTTTCAAGTACAACATATCAAGGAGCAGGAAAATTCTTAACAGGAAAATTTGTATTTATGATGTTTGGTTTACCAGCAGCAGCTCTTGCAATGTATCAAGAAGCTAGACCTGAAAATAAAAAAATTGTAGGGGGAATTCTTTTCTCTGGAGCTTTAACAGCATTTTTAACAGGGATTACAGAACCATTAGAGTTTTCATTCCTATTTGTAGCTCCTATTCTTTATGGAATTCACTGTATTTTTGCAGGACTTTCATTTATGTTAATGAATCTATTTAATGTAAGAATAGGTATGACTTTTTCAGGAGGGTTTATTGATTATATAGCTTTTGGAGTTTTACCAGGTACAACAGGTTTTGAAACTAATTGGTATATGGTAATTATTGTAGGACTATGTCTATCAGTAATCTACTATTTTGGTTTCAGATTTGCAATTAGAAAATTTAATCTAATGACTCCAGGAAGAGAAAAAGTTGAGACAAGTGAAGTTAAAAATGAAAAAGAGATTAAAAGTGATGAACTTGCAGTAGGGGTACTTGAAGCATTAGGTGGAAAGGATAACTTAATCTCTCTAGATGCTTGTATCACAAGATTGAGAGTAGAGGTAAAAGATACTAAAAATGTTAATGAGAATGCTTTAAAATCTCTAGGAGCTTCAGGGGTTTTAAAAGTGGGAAGTAACGGTGTTCAAGCTATTTTTGGAGCAAAGGCACAATTTATATGTAACGATCTTAAAAAAATAACAGGTATTTAAAAAAGGCTATAAGGGAAAAAGGGATTAGAAATAGAAAAAGAGTTGAAAAATCGAAAATGATTTAACAACTCTTTTTTATTTATCTCTCTACCCAATTAAATATACAATCTCTTGTTTTTTCAACAATCTCCTCATAACTCATGTCCTTTGGTTCAATTCTTTCAAAGAATCTAATCTCTACATTAGATGATTTAGGGAATTTAGAGTTTGAAGGGAATGCCTCAAAAGCTCCTTTAATTCCGAAAGGAACAATAGGTATATTTAACTCTTTAGCCAGTATAGCAAAAGCTTTTTTAAATTCTAACATCTTACCATCTCTAGTTCTAGCTCCTTCAGGGAATATAGCTACACTTTTTCCACTTCTCAATACCATAGCTAGAGTTTGAAGAACCTCTCCTAAATTTTTATTAATATCAACTAATATTACATTTGAATTCTCTCCAAGAGTTTTCATATACCCTTTTGAGAAATGTTTTACCTTAGCTAGATAATAAACATTGTTTAACACATTTGTAGGGACAACATGGTTAAACAAGAAAGCATCTAAGAAACTTTGATGATTTCCTGCATAGATAACAGGGTCAGTTGTAATATTCTCTGCTCCCTCTTTTTTAACTCTAATATACAATTTGAAAACTATCCATAAAATAGCTTTACCTATCTTTGTAACAATATTAGATTTTGGAAGCTCAACATCAATATCTTTATTTAGATACTCTTTCCAGTTTACCTCTTCAATTACATTTTCTCCTCTATTCTCCTTAATATATTCAGCTAATTTTTCAACTGTGGAGTTTTCGATTATAAGCTCTTCAGATGCTTTAATTCCAAATGTGCTTTCTAAATATGTTAAAAGTTCAACCATATCTAGTGAGTCCGTTCCTAAGTCTAGCTCAATATGTGCAAAAGGAGTTACAGGTTTTTTCTTAACTTTTACAAGATAATCTTTTAACATTGTATACTCTTCAAATTTTGGCTCTTCAATTACAATATTTTCATTATCCTTACCTTTTAACATCTCAGGTATCATAAATCTTCTAATTTTACCTATCTTAGTTTTTGGCATCTCCTCTTGAACAATTCTAATATCAAGAATTTTTTTGTAGTTAGGAGCTTTTCCATTATATGAGTCAATAACTCCCCATTTTAAAGTTTCCTTAATATTAGTAACTTTTTCCTCAGAGATCTTTTGGAAGTTAGGATAGATAACAGCTGTTAAAACTGAATCAATTTCAGCTACAACAATCTCTTGAATCAAGTTTGTTTTTCCCATTATCCATTGTTCTATCTCAATAGGGTTGATATTTTTACCATTAGATAAAACTATCATCTCTTTTTTTCTACCTGTAACATATAGGTAGTCATTTTTAATCTCTCCAAGATCCCCTGTGTGTATCCATCCATCTCTATCAATAGTTTCAGCAGTAGCCTCAGGTCTTTTGTAATATCCCTTCATTACATTTCTACCTCTAGCTATAATCTCTCCATCATCAGCTATTTTAACTTCAATTCCTGGTAAAATCTTACCTGCTGATCCTGGCATAATTTCATTTAACGGAGTAAAAGAGATCATAGGAGCAGTTTCAGTCATTCCATAACCTTCACAAATTTTTATACCTAAAGTAAGAAAATCTCTAGCAATTTTAGGATCTAATTTAGAACCTCCAGATACAAAAAATCTTAAATTTCCACCAAAATTATCATGAACTTTTTTAAATATCTTTCTACTAAAACTTATATTATTAATTTTTTCAGCTAGTTTAAATATACCTTTTGTTACTTTACTAGCATTTATTTTTTCCATAATTTTTTGATGTAGCATCTCCCAAAGTCTTGGAACACCTATCATCATAGTTACCTTATATTTTTGGAAGGCATCTACCATAGCTTGAGATGACATCTCTTTTAAAAATACAATAGTTGCTCCCTTAGCTAAAGGAATAACTCCTGATCCCAATAATGGAAAGATATGGTGCATAGGAAGAAGTGCTAAAACAATATCTTCTTGAACAAACATATTGTATTTATCAAGCCCTTCAACATTTATTAAAATATTATCAAATTTCAGCATTACACCTTTAGGATTTCCAGTAGTACCTGAAGTATAAAGCATAAGAGCCACATTTTCAGGAGCTGGAGCATTAATTACAAGCTCACCATCAAACTCTTTATCTGCTATTTCATCAACAACAGCTATCCCTAAAGTTTTTCCTGAAATTTCAAGAGCTTTTTGCACTTTTGGAAGATTTCCTTGAGATGTATAGATATATTTTGAGTCAGAATCATTTATATAGTAAACTAACTCCTCTCCACTAAGTGAAGCATCTAAACAAACACAAGTTCCTGATTTGTCCCATGTTCCTAAAAAAGAGTAAAGAAGCTCTGGTCTATTTTCCATAAATATTATAACCTTATCTTCATTCTCAATAGGAAACTCTTGAGAAAAGATCTTAGATTTTACAATAGCCTCTTTATAACTAATTTCTTTCCCATCATAAATTATTGCAGTTTTATTATAATCTTTTACAAACTTCAAAATATTCCCCCTAAAAATTACAAATGTTTTTACTATATTCTACCATTTACTACATAAAATTACAAATGTTTTTTATTGGAGAGATTACAAGCTATCTATTTCTACATTTAAAATCATTAATTTAGAAAATACACTAAATAATGATGATATTCTTATCTCTTTAATCCCTTTTAAGTATTCAGGAATAAACACTTTTATTCCATCAACTTCAATAATTTTATACTCAAAATTTTTATCTTTTAATTCTTGCATATCTTTTATGAATTCACCCTGAATTACATCACGACAGCCAGCTCACCCAAAGCTTTGAATCTCTTTTTTCAAAACAATTCCAATAAAATTGTTTTTCTTCACATATTTTATTACTTTTTCTTTAATCTCTATCATCTCTACCTCCTTTATTCTTTATTAAAATAGTATAGTTTTATTTTACCATTTTTTTTGAGAATTTTGAACTCTATCTCTTTAAACTATTGATACTAAAAGAAAAATAAAGTATAATAGTAGAAAAGAGATACATTTATTCTAAATTTATACTCAAAAAAATTTAAACAGGGGAAGAAATAATATATTACCTATGAAATAAAAAATTATTTTCATATACTTGAAGTGATAAAATATTTTATTTCAAAAATAGGGTTTACATATTTTAATTTTTGTATTATAATATATTGTTGAAAATTTATAAGTTTTAAAGGAGAATGAGATGGGAAGATTAATTGGAACTGTTTCAAGAGGGCTTCGTGCTCCTATTATTCATCAAGGAGATAAAATTGAAGATTTTGTTGTAGATGCTGTTTTAGCTGCTGTTGAAAGTGATGGAATCACTTTAAGAGACAGAGATATCGTAGCAATGACTGAGTCAATTGTTGCAAGAGCACAAGGAAACTATGCTTCAATAGATGACATTGCAGCTGATGTAAAAGCAAAATATGGAGATAACACAATAGGTGTAATATTCCCTATTTTAAGTCGTAACAGATTTTCAGTATGTTTAAAAGGAATAGCAAAAGGAGCTAAAAAAATAGTTTTAATGTTCAGCTATCCTTCTGATGAAGTTGGAAACCATTTTATTGATATGGAGCTTTTAGATGAGAAAGGTGTAAACCCTTGGAGTGATATTCTTACTGAAGCTGAATTTACTGAAAAATTTGGAAAACCTCTTCATGAATTTACAGGAGTAAACTATATTGAATATTACTCTGAACTTATTAAAGAACAAGGAGCAGAAGTAGAAGTAATTTTTGCTAATAACCCAACAGCAATCTTAAACTATACTGACTGTGTACTTAACTGTGATATTCATACTCGTTTCAGAACTAGAAAACTTCTTAGAAAAGCTGGAGCTAAAATTGTATTCGGAATGGATGAAATTTTAACTTCTTCTAATAATGGAAGTGGATACAATGCTGATTACGGACTATTAGGTTCAAATAAAGCAACTGAAGATAGTATCAAACTTTTCCCTCGTGATTGTATGGATACTGTTGCTACTATCCAAAAAATGTTCCTTGATAAAACAGGAAAACATATTGAAGTAATGGTTTATGGAGATGGAGCATTTAAAGATCCAGTTGGAAAAATTTGGGAACTTGCTGACCCAGTTGTATCACCAGGATATACTGCTGGACTTGAAGGAACACCAAACGAAATTAAATTAAAATATCTTGCTGACAACGATCTTGCAGGACTAACAGGAGAAGAATTAAATAAAGCTGTTGCTAATGCTATTAAAAACAAAGATGCTGATCTTAAAGGACAAATGATAACTCAAGGAACTACTCCTAGAAGACTTACTGACCTTATTGGATCACTTTGTGACTTAACTTCTGGAAGTGGAGATAAAGGAACACCTATTATTTTAATTCAAGGATATTTTGATAACTATATAGATGACTAATATTTTTTATACTACATCCAACATCTTAGGTAACTGAGATGAAGGATGTAGTTTTTTTATTATTAGTTATTGCAATCTGCTTCCTGTCAAGTACTCTATTTAATTATCAACATTTTTTTCTTTAAATTTCCTGTATTCTATTTGACTTCTATTCCCTAAATTTTGAGATTATATTAATTATCTATTTGTTTTTTCTACCAACACTATTTGACAAAGAGCCTTAATAGCTGAGTAGTTACAATTAATTAGTAATTATTATTAAACTTTTAAATAAATAAATTTTATCATAGAAAGTACTAATTTACAGAAATAAGTTCACACCCTCAATTTTTAGCTGATTTTTTATTTTTTGTAATCACATAGCTGAGTAGTTACGTCTTTTTTATATAAAATAAAAAAAGACCCAAGCCCATTTTTTTGAGCTCAAGTCTTAAAGTTTAATTTATAGCTAAGTAGCTACTTTTTTTTAATTATAGGATATAAATTTTTATATAAGTTATTTTTCTTCTCTTGTAGTTGTTGGAAGAATTCCTTCTACTTCTGAATGAGGTCTAGGAATTACATGTACAGATATTAATTCTCCAACACGTTGAGCTGCTGCTGCTCCTGCATCTGTAGCTGCTTTAACTGCTCCAACGTCTCCTCTAACC
It includes:
- the eutM gene encoding ethanolamine utilization microcompartment protein EutM gives rise to the protein MMKYDALGMIETKGLIGSIEAADAMVKAANVYLVGKEYIGGGLVTVMVRGDVGAVKAATDAGAAAAQRVGELISVHVIPRPHSEVEGILPTTTREEK